A section of the Planctomycetaceae bacterium genome encodes:
- a CDS encoding HAD family phosphatase has protein sequence MIKTCFFDMGNVLMYFCHQTMCRNVAAVCGISVHQATDLLLQRGLQWQLERGEISEEEFHEGFQRETGNTFSIDDLRHAVADIFHLNEPMVPLVDELKSAGIRLVLLSNTCVTHLNYIERNYDLLQRFDALTTSFQAKALKPHAAIYEAALSMADAEPEECFYTDDIEAYVVQARTYGINAEVYTDTGKTRAALRSLGVAVSE, from the coding sequence ATGATCAAGACCTGCTTCTTTGATATGGGCAATGTTCTGATGTATTTCTGCCATCAGACGATGTGCCGAAACGTGGCTGCCGTCTGCGGAATTTCCGTTCATCAGGCCACGGACCTGCTGCTGCAGCGCGGGCTGCAGTGGCAACTGGAACGCGGAGAAATCTCGGAAGAAGAATTTCACGAGGGCTTTCAGCGCGAAACCGGTAACACGTTTTCCATTGACGACCTGCGTCATGCCGTCGCGGATATCTTTCATCTGAACGAACCGATGGTGCCGCTGGTTGACGAACTGAAATCCGCGGGAATCCGGCTGGTGCTGCTGTCCAACACCTGCGTCACTCATCTGAATTACATCGAACGCAACTACGACCTGTTGCAGAGATTCGATGCGCTGACGACGTCGTTTCAGGCGAAAGCTCTGAAACCTCACGCCGCCATCTACGAAGCCGCGCTCAGCATGGCCGATGCCGAGCCTGAAGAATGCTTCTATACCGACGACATCGAAGCGTATGTCGTGCAGGCGCGCACGTATGGCATCAACGCCGAAGTCTACACCGATACCGGAAAGACTCGCGCGGCGCTGAGGAGCCTTGGTGTCGCGGTCAGCGAATGA
- a CDS encoding Hsp20/alpha crystallin family protein produces MTTSLTPRRPSALTPWFSRGPLASLHEELDDAFRRVWSDWEGETNGGLSRIAAPSMDISETDQNIEIKVDVPGMKANELDIEVRGDIVRISGEHKEEKEEKGRTFHRVERRSGTFERTVQMPCAVNQDDVKAEYQDGVLTVTLAKTEPAKARKIRVKG; encoded by the coding sequence ATGACAACGTCACTCACCCCGCGCCGACCATCTGCGTTGACACCGTGGTTTAGTCGAGGTCCGCTGGCTTCGCTGCATGAAGAACTGGATGACGCGTTCCGGCGAGTTTGGTCGGACTGGGAAGGCGAGACGAACGGCGGCTTGTCACGAATCGCGGCTCCGTCGATGGACATCTCGGAAACCGATCAGAACATTGAAATCAAGGTCGACGTTCCGGGAATGAAGGCGAACGAACTGGATATCGAAGTTCGCGGCGACATTGTTCGCATCAGCGGCGAACACAAGGAAGAGAAGGAGGAAAAGGGCCGCACGTTTCATCGTGTTGAGCGGCGTTCGGGCACGTTTGAACGAACCGTGCAGATGCCCTGCGCAGTGAACCAGGATGACGTGAAGGCGGAGTATCAGGACGGCGTCCTGACCGTCACGCTGGCCAAGACGGAACCCGCGAAGGCTCGCAAGATTCGCGTCAAAGGATGA
- a CDS encoding BatA and WFA domain-containing protein, whose translation MPLHNPTALMWIALGVPIVIFYLLKVKRRKVAVSTVMFWEEVFSEKQPRAIWRQLRHWLSLLLQLTFLGLLAVALADPYFSSDVLNERRIVVVLDCSASMQAADGTVSRFEASRGRLEQLIRSLRQNDQMAIIAAGSSVQVACGLTENHRTLRNAALSLNVTDAPASLDSAIAAGDRLLSGQEGGELVVLTDLPPDDNQKLQSGNVLKWEQTGRPANNVGITQFQVRRSLVDPVGFQTLVEVSNFSDQPISLRLQLKLNDDLLNVIPLSLHPGEIRESAIDDTLASGGILTASIDSEDAFAVDNTAFAVLPERTRRPVTLVTDGNWFLHQVLESSELVDLTVTASAPAAAPDGGVLVLHRPLAGNIPPGHVIVVTPVESSDLWQIAGTIPQPLVATQKDDSALMRHVTLQNVLLPSAEHIEPVGDFEALVETAEGFPLYARIPRESGDVLVLCIDLDQTDLPLRTAFPILMTNAVSWFSDDRGELIESLATGQVARRLLSASMRAAAEANGGRLPLIDPGGHQVPGGAGVTGQTAVIGPLSRTGIWTLRSEFAGGPESGSVASNEMKIACNLSNRTESDLRIAGDSAVVPASSQRSSGGHPIWFSLVLVAGCLLVSEWFLFQRRRIA comes from the coding sequence ATGCCGTTGCACAATCCGACAGCTCTGATGTGGATCGCTCTCGGCGTGCCGATCGTGATCTTTTATCTGCTGAAAGTGAAGCGGCGGAAGGTTGCCGTATCGACGGTGATGTTCTGGGAAGAAGTGTTCTCGGAAAAGCAGCCGCGAGCGATCTGGCGGCAGCTTCGACACTGGCTCTCGCTGCTGCTGCAACTGACGTTTCTCGGGCTGCTGGCGGTTGCTCTGGCCGATCCGTACTTCAGCAGCGATGTCCTGAACGAACGCCGAATCGTGGTGGTCCTTGATTGCTCCGCCAGCATGCAGGCGGCGGATGGCACGGTCAGTCGCTTTGAAGCATCCCGCGGGCGGCTTGAGCAGTTGATTCGTTCTCTGCGGCAGAATGATCAGATGGCGATCATCGCAGCCGGCAGTTCCGTTCAGGTCGCCTGCGGTCTCACGGAAAATCACCGGACCCTTCGAAACGCAGCGCTGTCGCTGAACGTGACGGACGCCCCGGCCAGTCTGGATTCCGCCATCGCTGCGGGAGACCGGCTCTTGTCCGGTCAGGAAGGCGGCGAACTGGTCGTGCTGACGGACTTGCCACCGGACGACAATCAGAAACTCCAATCCGGCAACGTGCTGAAATGGGAGCAAACGGGACGTCCGGCCAATAACGTCGGCATCACTCAGTTTCAGGTGCGGCGAAGCCTGGTCGATCCGGTCGGATTTCAGACTCTGGTCGAAGTCAGCAACTTCAGCGATCAGCCGATCAGCCTGCGACTTCAATTGAAGCTGAATGATGATCTGCTGAACGTCATTCCGCTGTCCCTGCACCCGGGGGAAATTCGTGAAAGCGCGATTGACGACACGCTTGCGTCGGGCGGGATTCTGACAGCGTCGATTGATTCCGAAGATGCGTTCGCCGTCGATAACACGGCGTTCGCGGTTCTGCCGGAGCGGACTCGCCGACCCGTCACACTGGTTACGGACGGCAACTGGTTTCTGCATCAGGTTCTGGAATCCAGTGAACTGGTCGATCTGACTGTCACAGCCTCAGCGCCGGCCGCGGCTCCGGATGGCGGAGTTCTGGTGCTGCATCGGCCGCTGGCAGGCAACATTCCGCCGGGACATGTGATCGTTGTGACTCCCGTGGAATCGTCGGACCTGTGGCAAATCGCCGGTACCATCCCGCAGCCGCTGGTCGCGACGCAGAAGGACGATTCCGCTTTGATGAGACACGTGACGCTGCAGAATGTGCTGCTGCCGTCGGCCGAACACATCGAACCCGTCGGCGACTTTGAAGCACTGGTGGAGACCGCCGAGGGATTTCCTCTGTATGCCCGCATCCCGCGAGAATCGGGCGACGTTTTGGTGTTGTGCATCGATCTGGATCAGACGGACCTGCCGCTGCGAACGGCGTTTCCGATTCTGATGACGAATGCTGTGTCATGGTTCTCCGATGATCGTGGTGAACTGATCGAATCTCTGGCGACCGGCCAGGTCGCTCGACGACTGCTGTCCGCTTCCATGCGAGCCGCCGCGGAAGCGAACGGCGGACGGCTGCCGCTTATCGATCCCGGCGGCCACCAGGTTCCGGGCGGCGCGGGCGTGACCGGGCAAACGGCAGTGATCGGTCCGCTATCACGGACGGGGATCTGGACTCTAAGATCCGAGTTCGCCGGCGGGCCGGAATCCGGTTCGGTGGCGTCGAACGAAATGAAGATCGCCTGTAACCTGTCGAACCGCACGGAAAGCGATCTGCGCATTGCCGGTGACTCGGCAGTCGTTCCAGCTTCGTCGCAGCGCAGTTCCGGCGGGCACCCGATCTGGTTTTCACTGGTGCTGGTCGCCGGATGCCTGCTGGTATCCGAGTGGTTCCTGTTTCAACGACGACGAATTGCGTAG